The region CTTTCCCCCACTTCTTCTGGAGTTCTGCATCATTGCTGTATACCTGATTATCTGTCGTATCGGTGATAGCAGGTTCATCTTTTTTATCTTGATTCAGCAGCAGGTCGACCACATAGGTCCGGGCAGCGAGCGACTGCGCTTTTAATGCTTCCATTTCAAAATCAACAGGCATTTCCGAAGCTACCACTCTCGATACATATGTTTCTAGGGGTACATCTTCTACCTTATTCGAACTCGCCCGCATCACTTCAACAGAAAAAGGAGAATCCCCTGCAGTCAATTCAACTGGTTTTTGATTATCTGAAGAAGGATTTTCCGATTTTTTTTCAGCCTTTTTCGTGCTTATATGGGCCTGGTCATGATCTTGATCAGGTAATGCAATTAAGGTAGGGATAATCAGGATAATAACAACTAAGCTGGCTAGAAAAACGATTCCCGGAACCTTCCAGGTAGAAGATTTTCCCGGAATTGGTTTGCCTAATTTGTTTGGTTTTCCCTGCTTGATCCTGGAAAAATGCGACATCCGCTTGGAAGGAAATTTCGGTTTCTTCTTTTCCCACGCTTTTGGCATTGGATTTGTTTTGTAATGGTATTTGCGATTATTCATCTGCCGCCTCCTCGTATGAGAATTAATATGCTGCTTTTTGACTGTAACTATTCCTGTTATCGTGATGACATTCCGAGAAGTACATTCTAGAGGATGTTCAAAAAGTCCGGTAAAAATGACACTTCGAATTTCGTCGTTGGCTTGCTTTTCCGCTCCTCATGTACCTTTTATGTACACTCCGGTGCTCAAAGCTACGCCGCCTAGAACTTCTCGGTCTTTTTATCCTCCTTTTGAACACGCACTCTAGTATCCCCACTACTAAACTTATACATATTTCCAAAGCAATAGAACCGAAAATTTTATCTTGAAATATAGGGACACCTCCAGATCACTAAGAAAATAAGCGGATAGAGGTACATGCTGTCCAACTTTAAAAACATGTATCTTAGTATTACCCAGTGGGGTATTGCCGTAAAAGATAATGCTCTCTTTTTTAAAGATTTCATAAAAGGAACGCTTGTTTGCACTCACGAAATATGCTATACTATCTTTAGATAAACTCCTTGGTTAAGTACCCATAAAACATAAAGGATGTGTTTCCTCTGGCAATTATCCGAGTTCCACATAAACAACCTGCTAATGCACCACTTATCGTAAGAGAAAACCCTAATGACTACGCAAAGAAAAACAAGAAAATGCATAAAAACACCCGCCCGGAGTTACTCAAACGCATAGCACTGGAAAGACTAATGGATTTAAAGGTAGACTACGCCTTTAAGCAACTTTTTGGAAATGAAAAGAATAAAACAATTACCGTCGTTTTCTTAAATGCTATTTTACAAAAAACAGGACGAAAGCCGATTAAGGATATTTCGTTTACAGACATCGAAATTGGTGGTGAATATGAAGAAGATAAGCAATCGAGACTGGATTTGATAGTAGTTACAGATGATAATGAACAGATTAATGTAGAGGTTCAATTTACGAATGAACACAACATGATTAAGCGTTCATTGTTCTATTGGTCAAGGTTATATACACTATCGCAGCAAAAGAGTATGGATTATAAAGAATTACGCCCTGTCATAACGATCAATATCTTGAATTTTGATTTGTTCTCACAAACGAAGCATTTCCATAAGACATACCATTTGTACGAAGACAAGGATGTATTCCAGTTGACAGATGTAATGGAAATCCATTTTATTGAAATGGGCAAATTAATCAAGACGTGGAAAAACAACGAACTCAACCCTTGGAGTGATTTGTTGGCAAGGTGGCTTTTGATGTTGGGAATGGTGGATCAACGTAACAAAAAAGTCTACGATGAAATTTACCATGAACTGGAGGCGATTGCTGTGAACGACAAAACACTGAGAGATGCTTTTCACAATTGGGAAGAATTAAGTATGACACAGGAGCAACGGTTAGCGTATGAATCCAGACTAAAAGTGATTTTGGATCAAGAGGATCGGGAGAATAGGAAGCAAGAGCTGGAAGAATTGGAGAAAAAAGCAGCCGAAAATCAAAAGAAATTAACACAACTGAAACAGGAAGTTGAGCAAAAAGAGCAAGAGGTTGAACTAAAGGAGCAAGAGGTTGAACTAAAGGAGGAAGAAATCAATCGAAAAGCACAAGAGACCGAACGGAAAAATCAACGGGCGGAGCAAAGACTCGAGGAAACTGCCCGGAAACTCTTGGACAAAGGAATGGATATTAAATTTATTGCGGAGGCTACTAATCTTTCCTGGGATAAAATTGTTGAAATAAGTAAGGGTTTAAAAGAATAATGTCTTTTGTTTTCCCTACTGATTTGCTGCTATAACCCCAACAATAGCGGGCGCGCATTAATGCTGTTTGAAAAGCCGGCTTGCTTCAGATGCAAGAAGATGCTACCATCAAAGATATAGCTGAAAATAAGAATAACTATGAATTCGTGGAGCTTGACCCGGCGCAAATTCCCCGACAGCTAGGTGAACTTGATGCAGCAGCGATCAACACCAATTTTGCAATCGATGCCGGCCTGTCTCCAGCTGAAGATACGATTTTCCGGGAAGGATCTGATTCCGCACTCCTTTGTTTATTTAAACCTAACCGAAATTAAGCCTAAAATTAATCAAAGACCTCTTCTCTGTTACCAAGAAGAATGTTTGTTTCACTCCTCGGATTTACTTCCCGAGGCCAGCAGATGGGGTCAAACCACAAGCAATCTTTGCCTGTTTAAAATCCCACCACACTGTATACATAGGGGATTCCACACCTATATAGCCTGCGCGAGGCAATCGCTTTTTGGCTTTCTTTCCGATATTAACTGCACTGTTGATATCTCTCGAAAGCGTTGTACCGCAGTTTACACATGTAAAGTTGCGAATGGATGGGTCCTTTTTCTCCTGATGACCACAGACACAACAGGTTTTGGTTGTGTCACGTTCATCGATCTTTTGATAATATTTACCGCTTTTTGCCTGCACCCAGTTTAATATACGGCGAAACTGTCCAACTGGAGTTTGATTTAACATGGCCCTTCTCATCGTCCCGTACTTTGCCACATCGGGAGTCGGAGTATAATCACCAATGTAAATGGTATCGAAACGCTTGGAAAAATAATGCGCATAGCTAAATAACAGCGTCTTCATTTGTTCTCGACGTTTTAATTGCGCCTTTTCCAAAGCATGATTGAGTCTCTTCCAACGTTTGCTTGGCTCCAAATACGTAACATTTGGGGTGCATACCAGCTTATTAAACTTTTCACATTTGTCCCGTTTTGATTTGATTTCATCGATTCGTTTATCCCAATACTTCAACAGTGCATTCATCGATTTCAATTCATATGATTTTCCATCACTATCTAATCCTACTGCCAAATTCTTATGGTTGGGATCAAATACAATAAACGATTGTTCCTTCACCTTGGTGATTTCTTTGACATCTTCTATTGTAAAAATGGCATAATACGAATCCAGATCCTTTGTAATGCGGAGGGTTTTGATTCTCTCCGTTTCGCTTAGTTCTACCGCTTCCACAAGTCCAACTTTGATTTTGATGGTCTTCTTAGCCTGTTCATCTATTTTCCTTAATTCCTTGTATTCTTCATCTGTTAATTTGCCAAAACTTAAGGAAAGTTGATTGGCGTCCAATAATTTAAAACCTTTTTTTGGTTCATCATAATATAGCGAAAACCACTTCCTTTTCCATGAACGATATTTTGGTTTCTCATTCATTAATTTTGGATCAAAAAATCGTTCATAGGCATCTTTTAACCGTAATGCCGTATTTTTCAATGGGGAGGAATGGACTTTAAACAAAAATGGGTTTTCCCCTTTTATTTTCGGTACTTCATTCCTCAGGTTTCTGCCGGAAAGCAGTTTTTTCTTTTTTCCATTGCGATAATCTTCCTCCACCGCGTCCAGCAATTGATTGTACAGCCAGTTGCACATTCTGGATTGAGAATCGAGTAACTGCTTGTTTTCCTTTGTAACCACCAACCGTACCTTTTTATTATACGTAAGCATGGCCGTTGTCCTCAATGACCTGTTTCACCGCTTGTTGCAGTTTCTTTCGCTTGTGACTTCTGATTCCATACAAGCGGCTGCTGAAGACAGTAATAATGGAAAGCATACCACTTCCCAGATCTTTTATAATACGAAACTGATATCCATTTGCCGAACAATACTGTGAAACGGTATGGACCTGCCTTTTTAACTCTTCCTTTTGGTCCGATGATGAGACGTGGTAATACCCAATAACAATTTTGTCTTGAAGTGGTTTCAAATCACGCTTGATAGCACTAAGGTCTTCTACAGCATATCTTCTATGGCCACCGGTGGTTCGAGAGGATGTTATCTTCCCCTCTTTTTCCCACCTTCTTAATGTAGTGGGATGAACACCAAGTATGCTGGATGCTTCATCGATGGTATACATGTTAGCGATCCTCCTTATTTTTCTACATAACAAAGTTCGACATAAAATGCGAGAATCCTGCTAAAAAGTAATTAATTTTAAATAATTTAGAATAAACTGTTTTGGAACCCTATTGCTAACCTGATTGCCGTTCGAAAGGAAAACAAAGATAATGAAGCCCTCAAAAAAATCATCGATCTGTATCAATCCGATGAAATAAAAGAATTCGTTGAGGAAAACTTCGACGGATCTGCCATCCCTGCTTGGTAAGAGCAGGGGGTAGCTCCTCTGCTCCAGTTTCGGGCGTGACAAAGGGATGGTTCATTTGTCTCGCCCGAAAGATAGCTTTATTTAAGCAGATTGTTTTGCGTTGTTGCAGCCTACTGATTAGTTTTCTCACTTACCCAATCGATTTTACTTCTTGCTCAATCAACTTTCCTTTATTCAAGCTATCCGCTTCTCACTAATTACTCATGCCTTAGGATTTACATTTATTGCCGGGACGCGTTGCCTGTCACTCTGTCCCACCTCTGTGTAAAGATGGCAGGCAACATAGTGATGTTGTTCGATTTCTTGCCAGGTTGGTTTTTGGTGGGCGCAGATGTCCATTGCCATGGGGCAGCGGGTGCGGAACACGCAGCCGCTTGGCGGGTTGATGGGACTGGGCAGTTCTCCTTGTAAAATAATTCGCTCCCGGCTTTCCTCAATATCAGGATCCGGTATCGGTATGGCCGACAATAATGCTTGTGTATAAGGATGCAGCGGGTTTTCGTAAAGGGTATCACTTGTTGTTAATTCCACCATATTCCCCAGATACATCACACCAATTCGATCGGAAATTTGCTTCACCATCGATAAATCATGGGCAATAAATAAGAACGTTAACCCCTTGGTCTGTTGCAATTCCTTCAATAAATTCACAACCTGAGCCTGCACGGATACATCAAGGGCCGAGATCGGTTCATCGGCAATAATAAATTCCGGATCCAATGCCAATGCCCGGGCAATCCCAATCCGTTGCCGCTGCCCGCCGCTGAATTCATGTGGATAACGGTTGGCATGATCACGATTCAAACCCACCTCTTCCAATAGTTCATAGATTCGTTTTAGCTGTTCCTTCCTACGCGAAAATATACCATGGACTTCCAATGGCTCGGCGATCACTTCCCTGACCGTTGAGCGCGGATTTAATGAAGCATACGGATCTTGAAAAATCATTTGCATCTGTCGGTAAAAATGAAACTTTTCCTTACCGTCCAACTCATGTACATTTTTTCCATCATAAACCACATCACCAGCCGTTTTTTCATAGAGTCCCATGATAGTACGCCCAATCGTTGACTTCCCACAACCTGATTCACCAACCAACCCAAACGTTTCCCCTCTATTAACATGGAAGCTAACATCATTGACGGCCTTTAGTAGCTGACCTTTTCCCATATCAAAGTATTTCTTTAGCTGATTCACCTGCAAAATTTTATCAACCATCATCATCCGCTCCTTGCCAATATCGTCTGGCTGCGCATAGCTCCCGTTTATAAAACGTACCTTCAAGTTTAATCATTTCAATTGATTTACCTGTTTTTGGTGCGTGAATCATGCTGCCGTCACCGCAATACATACCGACATGATGGATTCTGCCCGCTCCATCTTTATGTGCAAAAAATAGTAAATCACCCGGTAATAATCGATCAAAAGGAATCGGCACTCCTTGTTTTGCCTGATCTCCGGCATCCCGTGGTATTTGGTATCCGTTCGCTTGATGCATCACATAAGTAAATCCTGAACAATCAAAACCAAACGCACTCATACCACCCCAAAAGTATTCCAACCCAATAAATTGCTCTGCCGTTTCAATGAGCTTATTTCCGGGTTGCTTCCTTGGCCCCTTCGCAGTTAAAAATTTGCTGACCGACGCCTTTGGCAAAAACAATAAACCATGGGGTGCCACCACTTCGACCCGATCACCATGATCACGTTTTAACGGCAGCCTGGTTTGATAGCTGATTTTTAACACACGCTCTCCAGACATCTTTTCCAACCAGGCGAATTTATCGGTAACTGTAATCATCCATTTGCTTGACCAATCCTGAACTGATACTTTTTTCAGCTGCTGGAATGGAACCCACCCGGGATAGCCACGTTCATCCTTATGCGATGGTTGGGTTGGAATAACAATATGGCACCAACCATCCCGCTCATCGATTACCATCACTTTTTCTCCATACAACAGCTGCGTTTGCACCCGATTTTCATCACATAAAGCTACCTTTCTTAAATAATTCTGGCTGGCAATCCATTGATCGATATCAGTCGGGTTACTTATTGCCGGTTGATCTATCTCCCTTGCAGACTCTGGATTTGTCCAGACCGTTGCAACCTGAACCGCTGTCACCCAACATTGATCTGAAGTTTGATCAAACAACTGCTTGGCACCCCCTCTACTTTACCCCTGGCTCGATGATCAAGGTTTTCGTATACGTTGATAGTGTCGCATATACACCAAATGGTACAGCAAAATTCGGTGTGCAATGACCAATTTGAAAGCCGGCCATCACCGGACAAGATAATTCGCTGAAATACTGTTGGAAGACATCGTCTAACCGAAATGAAGGCTTTTCACTTTTTGACTTGGAGAGAGCGAAATCCCCGATCAATAACCCTGCCAAATGATCCAGTTTACCAGCCATTTTTAACTGATTTAGCATGCCATCAACTCGGTATGGCTCCTCACCAATATCCTCGATCAATAACAACTTATTGGCAGTTTCAATTTCAAACTGTGTCCCCAGCGTACTAATTAATAATGATAGATTTCCACCGACCAATTCACCACCAGCTTCCCCTGATACATAAACGTGCAGTGGTGATAATGTGCCCGAATAACAAAGTTTGGCAGGTGCAAACAGCTGCTGAAACAGGTTTGCAGATAATGTATCAAATGTATCCTTGGCAATATCTGATGCCACCATCGGGCCATGAAAAGTAACGAGTCCCGTTACCTGTCTAATCGCTGTATGCAGGAATGTGATATCGCTATATCCCCAAAAAACTTTCGGATTGTGCTGAATCAAGTCATAGTCCAAATTGGCTGCCAATCTGCCTGTTCCATAGCCACCTCGCGCACAAAAAATAGCTTTTACGGCTGGATCCGCAAACATCATATGGATATCAGCCATGCGCTCCTCATCTGTCCCGGCCAAATACCCATATACCTGATGCACATAGTTGCCTAATTTAACGTTTAGTCCCATCTTCTCAAAAAAAGGTATCCCGCAGTTTAATTCATGCTCATTGATTGGGCCGGCTGGTGCGATGATTCCAATCGTATCCCCCTGCTGCAGACGCTCCGGCTGTATCATGATAAAACCTCTTTCCCTTTACAATTATGTATAGAAAGATGCGGCCCACCTAAACTTTAAGCGGGCCATTTCTTTCATGATCCGGGAGATGCGCTTTCCCGAATTCGTACAGTACGCTCCCATTATCGTGATACGTCCCCGAATCCAGGATACGCTCCAATCTACTTTTACTGCTTATCCGCCCATTTCAATTCCAAATACCCAACCGGATGGCGAACAATGTCGGAAATGTTATCTTTGTAAATGTACACTTGATTATAGTAGTGAATTGGAAAAAACGGCATTTCATCGGCCAACATTTTTTCCGCCTCATACATCTCATCCCAACGTTTCTGCTCATCCTTTTCTGATCTCGCCTGTTTGATTAGTTCATCATACTTCTTATTTGACCATCCTGTCCGGTTCATCGTCGAATCGGTAATAAAGCTTTCCAGGAAATTGATAGGGTCACCATAATCAAATAGGAACGAACTCTGTGATAGTTGATGCTTTAAGGCCTTTTGATCATCTAAAAATACGTTCCACTCGGCATTTTCCAAGGTGACATCAACACCCAGATTGTCACTGAACATATTTTGCAAGGTTTCCGCAATTGCTTTATGATTCTCATTTGTACTGTATGATAATGTAACAGGAGGCAATTCATCATAGTCTTCTTCCTCCATGCCCTCTTTCAACAGTTCCTTGGCTTTATCCGGATTAAATTTTACCAGATCTCCATTCGCCTCTCGAAAATCGGCACCGGATGGATCCTTAAATCCTGGTGAAACAAATGCATGGGCCGCTTCTTCCTTATTTTTCGTCACAAAATCAACAATGTCATCCTGATTGACGGCCATCGCAAATGCTTTACGGATTTTTTCATTTTGGAATGGCTCCTCGTTAACGTTAAACCGATAGAAATAAAGCCCTGCCTGATCTTCAATGACCACATCATCGCCTTCAATCAGCTGCTCAGCCATATCAGATGGGATCTCTGTCATATCCAGCTCATCGCTTTGGAACATTTGATATTCTGTGTTTGTTTCTGGAACCATTGCCCAATCAACTTTATCCAGCTTCACGGTATCTTTATCCCAGTATTGATCATTTTTCACCATTTCAATTTTTTTGTCATGATTCCACTTCTCCATTTTGAACGGACCATTGGCTACAAATGAATCTGCTTCCCCATACCATTTCGGATCATCTTTGGCGACCTCCTCATTGACTGGGAAAAACGCCGGGTTGGAAATGATATTCAGGAAAAACCCAGTTGGTGCTGTCAGTGTAACCTCCAAAGTCTTATCATCTTTGGCAGTCACTTTGACATCATCTGCACTGCCATCTCCATTATTAAATTCCTCCCCGCCTTCAATAAAATAACCTAAAAAGGCCGCTGGTGAACCGGTCTCTGGATCAAGCAACTGTTTCCAGGCAAATTCAAAATCACCGGCTGTTACCGGATCCCCATTCGACCAGTTGGCATCATCACGAATGTGGAAAGTGTATGTTTTTTGATCATCAGATATATCCCAGTTTTCAGCCATCGCCGCTTCTGGTTCATTATCCTTTCCCAGCCGTGTCATGCCTTCCATCAAATTGTTCAAGACATTCCATGACACTGCGTCAAAGCCCTCTGGCGGGTTTAATGATGTCGGTTCCTCTCCGTTATTCATGAGCAATACTTTTTCTTCTGTCTGCGCCGTGCCCCCACCACCACTGTCGTCATCTTTGTCCTTGCCAGCATCTTCATTGGCTGTACACGCAACCAAAACAGTCAGCAATAACGCGAATAACCCTGCTAAAAAGCCCTTCTTCATGAACCTTTCCCCCTTTGAATTATGGGTAATCCCCTTTATTTTGTGGCCGCTTGAGCCAACAGCTGTTTAGCCCTCTCATCTTGCAGCCAGCAGTCCACATGGTGGGTAGCTGACAGCTTCGATTGAAACGGATAAACTTTATTACACACCTCCATCGCCATTGGACATCGCGCTGTAAACGGACATCCTTGAGGAGGTGAGAATAAATCAGGTGGTGTACCATCAATCGGGGTTAAATTTGCCCCTTTTAAATCGAGCCTTGGCACCGATTGAAGCAGTCCTCTTGTATAAGGGTGCTGCGGCTGATAAAAGATTTCCCGCTTGGTGCCGACTTCAATAATTTTACCGGCATACATGACAGCAATCCGATCCGCGATTTTGGCAACAACCCCCAAGTCATGCGTAATTAAAATAATCGAAACCCCTGTCCGGCTCTGAATTTTTTCAAACAGTTCCAGTATTTGCGCCTGGATTGTGACATCAAGCGCGGTTGTCGGTTCATCTGCAATCAACAGCTCCGGCTCGCAGATCAGTGCCATGGCAATCACAATCCGTTGCCGCATTCCACCACTAAATTGATGCGGATATTGTTTCAAACGAACTTTCGGATTCGGTATCCCTACTAGCTCCATCATTTCCAGTGCTTTCTTTTTGGCATGTGTGTGTGAAATATCCTGGTGCTGCTTTAACCCTTCCATCAGCTGATTACCAATCGTTAATGTTGGATTAAGTGCGGTCATTGGATCTTGAAAAATCATGGATATATCAACACCACGAATTTTGCTTATTTCTTTATTCGATAACATTGTCAATTCCTGCCCGCGAAACATGATCGAACCGTCAGCTATTTTGCCCGGGGGATCAGGGATGAGCCGCATAATCGCATTCG is a window of Lentibacillus daqui DNA encoding:
- a CDS encoding MetQ/NlpA family ABC transporter substrate-binding protein gives rise to the protein MQEDATIKDIAENKNNYEFVELDPAQIPRQLGELDAAAINTNFAIDAGLSPAEDTIFREGSDSALLCLFKPNRN
- a CDS encoding RNA-guided endonuclease InsQ/TnpB family protein, with translation MLTYNKKVRLVVTKENKQLLDSQSRMCNWLYNQLLDAVEEDYRNGKKKKLLSGRNLRNEVPKIKGENPFLFKVHSSPLKNTALRLKDAYERFFDPKLMNEKPKYRSWKRKWFSLYYDEPKKGFKLLDANQLSLSFGKLTDEEYKELRKIDEQAKKTIKIKVGLVEAVELSETERIKTLRITKDLDSYYAIFTIEDVKEITKVKEQSFIVFDPNHKNLAVGLDSDGKSYELKSMNALLKYWDKRIDEIKSKRDKCEKFNKLVCTPNVTYLEPSKRWKRLNHALEKAQLKRREQMKTLLFSYAHYFSKRFDTIYIGDYTPTPDVAKYGTMRRAMLNQTPVGQFRRILNWVQAKSGKYYQKIDERDTTKTCCVCGHQEKKDPSIRNFTCVNCGTTLSRDINSAVNIGKKAKKRLPRAGYIGVESPMYTVWWDFKQAKIACGLTPSAGLGK
- a CDS encoding MetQ/NlpA family ABC transporter substrate-binding protein; this encodes MANLIAVRKENKDNEALKKIIDLYQSDEIKEFVEENFDGSAIPAW
- a CDS encoding C40 family peptidase: MFDQTSDQCWVTAVQVATVWTNPESAREIDQPAISNPTDIDQWIASQNYLRKVALCDENRVQTQLLYGEKVMVIDERDGWCHIVIPTQPSHKDERGYPGWVPFQQLKKVSVQDWSSKWMITVTDKFAWLEKMSGERVLKISYQTRLPLKRDHGDRVEVVAPHGLLFLPKASVSKFLTAKGPRKQPGNKLIETAEQFIGLEYFWGGMSAFGFDCSGFTYVMHQANGYQIPRDAGDQAKQGVPIPFDRLLPGDLLFFAHKDGAGRIHHVGMYCGDGSMIHAPKTGKSIEMIKLEGTFYKRELCAARRYWQGADDDG
- a CDS encoding ABC transporter ATP-binding protein encodes the protein MVDKILQVNQLKKYFDMGKGQLLKAVNDVSFHVNRGETFGLVGESGCGKSTIGRTIMGLYEKTAGDVVYDGKNVHELDGKEKFHFYRQMQMIFQDPYASLNPRSTVREVIAEPLEVHGIFSRRKEQLKRIYELLEEVGLNRDHANRYPHEFSGGQRQRIGIARALALDPEFIIADEPISALDVSVQAQVVNLLKELQQTKGLTFLFIAHDLSMVKQISDRIGVMYLGNMVELTTSDTLYENPLHPYTQALLSAIPIPDPDIEESRERIILQGELPSPINPPSGCVFRTRCPMAMDICAHQKPTWQEIEQHHYVACHLYTEVGQSDRQRVPAINVNPKA
- a CDS encoding peptide ABC transporter substrate-binding protein, giving the protein MKKGFLAGLFALLLTVLVACTANEDAGKDKDDDSGGGGTAQTEEKVLLMNNGEEPTSLNPPEGFDAVSWNVLNNLMEGMTRLGKDNEPEAAMAENWDISDDQKTYTFHIRDDANWSNGDPVTAGDFEFAWKQLLDPETGSPAAFLGYFIEGGEEFNNGDGSADDVKVTAKDDKTLEVTLTAPTGFFLNIISNPAFFPVNEEVAKDDPKWYGEADSFVANGPFKMEKWNHDKKIEMVKNDQYWDKDTVKLDKVDWAMVPETNTEYQMFQSDELDMTEIPSDMAEQLIEGDDVVIEDQAGLYFYRFNVNEEPFQNEKIRKAFAMAVNQDDIVDFVTKNKEEAAHAFVSPGFKDPSGADFREANGDLVKFNPDKAKELLKEGMEEEDYDELPPVTLSYSTNENHKAIAETLQNMFSDNLGVDVTLENAEWNVFLDDQKALKHQLSQSSFLFDYGDPINFLESFITDSTMNRTGWSNKKYDELIKQARSEKDEQKRWDEMYEAEKMLADEMPFFPIHYYNQVYIYKDNISDIVRHPVGYLELKWADKQ
- a CDS encoding Rpn family recombination-promoting nuclease/putative transposase; translated protein: MDLKVDYAFKQLFGNEKNKTITVVFLNAILQKTGRKPIKDISFTDIEIGGEYEEDKQSRLDLIVVTDDNEQINVEVQFTNEHNMIKRSLFYWSRLYTLSQQKSMDYKELRPVITINILNFDLFSQTKHFHKTYHLYEDKDVFQLTDVMEIHFIEMGKLIKTWKNNELNPWSDLLARWLLMLGMVDQRNKKVYDEIYHELEAIAVNDKTLRDAFHNWEELSMTQEQRLAYESRLKVILDQEDRENRKQELEELEKKAAENQKKLTQLKQEVEQKEQEVELKEQEVELKEEEINRKAQETERKNQRAEQRLEETARKLLDKGMDIKFIAEATNLSWDKIVEISKGLKE
- a CDS encoding MerR family DNA-binding transcriptional regulator, whose amino-acid sequence is MYTIDEASSILGVHPTTLRRWEKEGKITSSRTTGGHRRYAVEDLSAIKRDLKPLQDKIVIGYYHVSSSDQKEELKRQVHTVSQYCSANGYQFRIIKDLGSGMLSIITVFSSRLYGIRSHKRKKLQQAVKQVIEDNGHAYV
- a CDS encoding S66 peptidase family protein, which produces MIQPERLQQGDTIGIIAPAGPINEHELNCGIPFFEKMGLNVKLGNYVHQVYGYLAGTDEERMADIHMMFADPAVKAIFCARGGYGTGRLAANLDYDLIQHNPKVFWGYSDITFLHTAIRQVTGLVTFHGPMVASDIAKDTFDTLSANLFQQLFAPAKLCYSGTLSPLHVYVSGEAGGELVGGNLSLLISTLGTQFEIETANKLLLIEDIGEEPYRVDGMLNQLKMAGKLDHLAGLLIGDFALSKSKSEKPSFRLDDVFQQYFSELSCPVMAGFQIGHCTPNFAVPFGVYATLSTYTKTLIIEPGVK
- a CDS encoding ABC transporter ATP-binding protein, which encodes MEKILEVNNLHVTFSTYGGTVKAVRGVNFDLYKGETLAIVGESGCGKSVTTNAIMRLIPDPPGKIADGSIMFRGQELTMLSNKEISKIRGVDISMIFQDPMTALNPTLTIGNQLMEGLKQHQDISHTHAKKKALEMMELVGIPNPKVRLKQYPHQFSGGMRQRIVIAMALICEPELLIADEPTTALDVTIQAQILELFEKIQSRTGVSIILITHDLGVVAKIADRIAVMYAGKIIEVGTKREIFYQPQHPYTRGLLQSVPRLDLKGANLTPIDGTPPDLFSPPQGCPFTARCPMAMEVCNKVYPFQSKLSATHHVDCWLQDERAKQLLAQAATK
- the spoIID gene encoding stage II sporulation protein D; its protein translation is MNNRKYHYKTNPMPKAWEKKKPKFPSKRMSHFSRIKQGKPNKLGKPIPGKSSTWKVPGIVFLASLVVIILIIPTLIALPDQDHDQAHISTKKAEKKSENPSSDNQKPVELTAGDSPFSVEVMRASSNKVEDVPLETYVSRVVASEMPVDFEMEALKAQSLAARTYVVDLLLNQDKKDEPAITDTTDNQVYSNDAELQKKWGKDYDKNMQKINKAVAATKGEILTYDNNPIFPAFFSTSNGYTENSEDYWENKLPYLRSVKSPWDKDSPKFLDQQVVAVDKAEQELGVQIPGDLEADVSRTDGNRVGTLTIDGKTFTGKEIREKFNLRSSDFSIKHKNGHLIFTTKGFGHGIGMSQYGANGMAKAGKDYKDIVKHYYKGVKISEVTETAPTLVAK